A genomic segment from Perca flavescens isolate YP-PL-M2 chromosome 13, PFLA_1.0, whole genome shotgun sequence encodes:
- the glra4b gene encoding glycine receptor subunit alpha-2: MPSVLCKEMKLPSRAAKPPSPSDFLDKLMGRTSGYDARIRPNFKGPPINVTCNIFINSFGSITETTMDYRLNVFLRQQWNDPRLAYKEYPDDSLDLDPSMLDSIWKPDLFFANEKGANFHEVTTDNKLLRIFQNGNVLYSIRLTLTLSCPMDLKNFPMDSQKCTMQLESFGYTMNDLIFEWLDVGAVQVADDLTLPQFVLKEEKGLGYCTKHYNTGKFTCIEVKFYLERQMGYYLIQMYIPSLLTVILSWVSFWINMDAAPARVGLGITTVLTMTTQSSGSRASLPKVSYVKAIDIWMAVCLLFVFAALLEYAAVNFVSRQHKEFFRLRKKLKEQQRQSTVSAQQGSSDSKVKGKNMSGNNAPHGNVALQCTACAREEELAQQGLLFQSFGLALSTGSAPEMDATPVFADLPPGLGYYDIRRRFVDRAKRIDTIARALFPMSFLMFNVLYWLTYKVLRHEDLLAAL, from the exons ATGCC GTCTGTGCTCTGTAAGGAGATGAAGCTCCCCAGCAGAGCAGCCAAGCCCCCCTCTCCATCTGACTTTCTGGACAAACTGATGGGACGCACATCTGGCTATGATGCACGCATCAGACCAAACTTCAAAG GTCCTCCTATCAATGTCACCTGTAACATCTTCATCAACAGCTTCGGATCCATCACTGAAACAACTATG GACTACCGGCTCAATGTATTTCTGCGACAGCAGTGGAATGACCCTCGACTGGCATATAAGGAGTATCCAGATGACTCTCTGGACCTGGACCCTTCAATGCTGGACTCCATTTGGAAACCTGACCTGTTCTTTGCAAATGAAAAGGGAGCAAACTTTCATGAGGTTACAACAGACAACAAACTGCTTCGGATATTCCAGAACGGAAATGTCCTCTACAGCATCAG GCTGACACTTACCCTCTCCTGTCCCATGGATCTAAAAAACTTCCCCATGGACAGCCAGAAGTGTACGATGCAGCTCGAAAGCT TTGGCTACACCATGAATGATCTTATTTTTGAATGGCTGGATGTGGGAGCGGTGCAGGTGGCTGATGATCTGACGCTCCCTCAGTTTGTGCTGAAAGAGGAGAAAGGCCTGGGCTACTGCACCAAGCACTACAACACAG GCAAATTCACCTGCATTGAGGTCAAATTCTACCTGGAGCGTCAAATGGGCTATTACCTGATCCAGATGTACATACCGAGCCTGCTCACCGTTATCCTGTCCTGGGTATCTTTCTGGATCAACATGGATGCAGCTCCAGccagagtgggtctggggatcACTACGGTGCTCACCATGACGACGCAGAGCTCTGGCTCCAGGGCCTCCCTACCAAAG GTGTCCTATGTGAAAGCCATAGACATCTGGATGGCTGTGTGTCTTCTTTTCGTGTTTGCTGCACTACTGGAGTATGCAGCCGTTAATTTTGTTTCACGCCAGCACAAGGAGTTCTTCAGACTGAGGAAGAAGCTCAAAGAGCAACAGCGGCAGAGTACTGTGAGTGC TCAGCAGGGAAGCAGTGACAGTAAGGTGAAAGGAAAAAACATGTCAGGCAACAATGCTCCTCATGGCAACGTAGCCCTGCAGTGCACTGCCTGTGCCAGG GAAGAGGAGCTGGCACAGCAGGGTTTACTCTTTCAGAGTTTTGGACTTGCACTGTCAACAGGAAGTGCACCAGAAATGGATGCGACACCAGTCTTTGCCGATTTACCTCCTGGTTTAGGTTACTATGACATCCGCAGGCGCTTTGTGGATCGAGCAAAAAGGATTGACACCATCGCCCGAGCTCTTTTCCCCATGAGTTTCCTCATGTTTAATGTCCTCTACTGGCTTACCTACAAAGTTTTACGACATGAAGACCTTCTAGCCGCGCTGTGA